The stretch of DNA AGACCTTCGCCAGTAGCTCCATGTCTGTTTCGCGATTTACAGCGAGGTGAAACCCTCTGACTTCTATGGTCAGGGCGCTTGCGGCGACGGTCTCGGGTTCGGAATCCGCAAGCCGCACCCAACCGTTCGGCACGATCTTACCCTCATGGTTTTGTACCCTCATAAGCTCGGCGCAGGCCGCTTCCCGCACTTTTTTCTGCCGGTAGTAATAGGTTGTTTGGCTGATCCCTTTTGCTTCGCAAAATTCCGTTACAGTCTGTCCGCTGGCCAGCCGTTCCTTAACCGCTTCGCTCCAGCCCGACAGCCGCATCTGTGTTACGATTTTTTGGGTCTCCGTTCTAATCACTCTAATCACTCCAACTTGCTTCAAAACGCTCCATTGAACATTTTGAACCTTCTTGGAGTAAATTGTACCTTCCCAAACATCCCCTTTCAAGGTGAGCGGCGGTTTGACGGTTACTCATATAATTAAGAAATTTGTATAATAAAGGGGTTATTCAATTCAATGGGAGACCTTGAATTGAATAACCCCTTTGGTTTTTTCAAGAGTTCCTCTCAGTTCCTCTCAGTTCATCTTTCGAAAAAGTCCAATCACTTTTCCGACGACGCGGATATCTGGCGCGAGAATCGGTTCATATTTCTCATTTTCAGGCTGTAAACGGATACAATCCGATTCTTTGTAAAACCTTTTTACAGTTGCTTCATCCTCGAGCATGGCAACAACAATCTCACCGTTTTGGGCGGCCGGATTGCGGTTAACAATCACGAAATCTCCGTCATAAATCCCGGCATTAATCATGCTGTCGCCTTTAACCTTCAGCATGAAAACTTCGGCGGCTACGGAAAAATCGGCGGGAAGCGGGAAGTAATCCTGAATATTCTGCTCGGCCAATATAGGTTGACCCGCGGTAACTTGACCAACGATCGGAACGTATTTTACACTGCCGAAGTTAAAAGTGTCCGGTGAACTATTTCCGACCAATACTTCGATCGCCCGAGGTTTAGTCGGATCTCTACGTAAATAACCCATTTCCTCCAATTTCGCCAAATGGGCATGAACTGAAGAACTTGAACTGAGACCGACAGCTTCCCCAATCTCCCGAACCGAAGGAGGATAACCCTTCTTTTGAAGTTCGCTCAAAATATAATCCAATATAAGTTTTTGTCTTTCCGATAAATCTTCCATGACTTGATCACCCATTGCTTTTTTGTTTTACTGGTTTCCATTATACCATACGGTCCTTGAATTGGCAAACATTTGTTCGTTTTTTACTTGACAAAGAACGTGTGTTCGTGTTAATCTTATAACAAACACAGAACATTTGTTTGGTTGATGAGGTGAACAG from Hydrogenispora ethanolica encodes:
- the tnpA gene encoding IS66 family insertion sequence element accessory protein TnpA: MIRTETQKIVTQMRLSGWSEAVKERLASGQTVTEFCEAKGISQTTYYYRQKKVREAACAELMRVQNHEGKIVPNGWVRLADSEPETVAASALTIEVRGFHLAVNRETDMELLAKVCRMMKSL
- the lexA gene encoding transcriptional repressor LexA encodes the protein MEDLSERQKLILDYILSELQKKGYPPSVREIGEAVGLSSSSSVHAHLAKLEEMGYLRRDPTKPRAIEVLVGNSSPDTFNFGSVKYVPIVGQVTAGQPILAEQNIQDYFPLPADFSVAAEVFMLKVKGDSMINAGIYDGDFVIVNRNPAAQNGEIVVAMLEDEATVKRFYKESDCIRLQPENEKYEPILAPDIRVVGKVIGLFRKMN